A single Nisaea sp. DNA region contains:
- a CDS encoding DMT family transporter has translation MPESLETRKNLLGSRQVQSKTSQIWSRVPENLKGCIWLILASLIFTIMMAAIKDVGQRIPVWEILFIRQICVIVILSPRMLQSFSHAFKTDRLQLHGVRIFCSVCAMAAGFTAVIHMPLADVTAISFARTLFITLLAVVLLKEVVDLKRWGPTIFGFIGVLIVLQPSFDGIDYYAFLALASAVFLAVVMIVTRVLTKTESPVTIMTYQSFGLAVAFAIPAYIYWETPTAFELIAMVLIGVLMSMAQYSNIQAYKHGEASAVQPMEYTRLLFAGLIGILFFQETPGLLTIVGSLVILAGAVYSVKEMRREQRVPDE, from the coding sequence ATGCCCGAAAGCTTGGAAACTCGGAAAAACCTGCTCGGAAGCCGACAGGTACAGAGCAAGACGTCTCAAATCTGGAGTCGCGTGCCCGAAAATCTGAAGGGTTGCATCTGGCTGATCCTCGCTTCGCTTATTTTTACAATTATGATGGCAGCCATCAAGGATGTGGGACAACGGATTCCGGTCTGGGAAATCCTCTTCATTCGTCAGATCTGTGTAATCGTCATCCTGTCCCCGCGGATGCTGCAGTCCTTTTCCCACGCGTTCAAAACCGACCGCTTGCAACTCCATGGAGTACGCATCTTTTGTTCAGTTTGCGCCATGGCAGCCGGCTTCACGGCGGTGATTCATATGCCTCTAGCCGATGTGACCGCGATTTCATTCGCGCGCACGCTGTTCATCACGCTGCTTGCGGTCGTCCTGCTGAAGGAAGTTGTTGATCTCAAGCGTTGGGGCCCCACGATATTCGGATTCATTGGCGTCTTGATCGTGTTGCAACCCAGCTTCGACGGGATCGATTACTACGCTTTCCTCGCGCTCGCCTCTGCGGTTTTCCTCGCGGTTGTCATGATTGTCACCCGGGTCCTAACCAAGACAGAGAGTCCGGTGACCATCATGACGTACCAGTCATTCGGACTGGCCGTCGCCTTCGCGATTCCGGCCTATATTTATTGGGAAACACCGACTGCGTTTGAACTCATCGCGATGGTGTTGATCGGCGTACTCATGTCCATGGCCCAGTATTCGAATATCCAGGCCTATAAACACGGCGAGGCATCTGCCGTACAGCCGATGGAATATACCCGCCTTCTATTCGCGGGTCTGATCGGGATCCTGTTCTTCCAGGAAACACCGGGCCTTCTTACCATCGTCGGATCACTGGTGATTTTGGCCGGAGCCGTCTATTCCGTGAAGGAAATGCGGCGTGAACAACGCGTTCCGGATGAGTAA
- a CDS encoding alpha/beta fold hydrolase yields MIETPCGDGRMVWRKWGEGPCVVLVHGGFGSWNHWCRNIMALSREFTVIAPDLPGLGDSDTPDDPKTAEHIGKILTDGLERVIPSGSRFHLGCFSYGAVPGSVAAVHHGQRVRSFTLVGAAGFGPRERPTDGLIRILPEMDEVTRRATARNNLAVLMFADPGNVDDLAIDIQIANTARARFRSRPLSLSDTVLKNLPRISASRNAIWGAEDITAKGMLTQRNAAIKDADPGAQIVVMDGIGHWVQYEAADAFNKCYLGMLRQTP; encoded by the coding sequence GTGATCGAAACCCCATGCGGTGATGGCCGAATGGTCTGGCGCAAATGGGGCGAGGGGCCTTGTGTCGTTCTTGTGCATGGCGGGTTCGGATCGTGGAATCACTGGTGTCGGAACATCATGGCGCTGTCGCGTGAATTTACCGTGATTGCGCCGGATCTTCCGGGGCTTGGGGATAGCGATACTCCAGATGATCCGAAAACGGCGGAGCATATAGGCAAAATCCTGACTGACGGGCTTGAGCGGGTCATCCCATCAGGGTCCAGGTTTCATTTAGGGTGTTTCTCTTACGGTGCTGTTCCCGGAAGCGTAGCTGCTGTTCACCATGGGCAACGGGTACGCAGCTTCACCCTGGTAGGAGCTGCCGGATTCGGCCCGCGCGAGCGGCCGACCGATGGTCTGATTCGGATCTTGCCGGAGATGGATGAGGTCACACGCCGGGCGACAGCACGGAACAATCTTGCGGTTCTTATGTTTGCCGATCCTGGGAACGTGGACGATCTGGCCATCGATATTCAGATCGCGAATACGGCGCGGGCGCGGTTTCGGTCACGGCCGCTTTCTCTCTCCGATACGGTGCTGAAGAACCTGCCCCGGATCTCCGCGAGCCGGAATGCGATCTGGGGTGCCGAGGACATCACGGCGAAGGGGATGCTGACCCAGCGGAATGCAGCCATAAAAGACGCGGATCCCGGCGCTCAAATTGTCGTTATGGATGGCATTGGGCACTGGGTTCAGTACGAGGCGGCTGACGCGTTCAATAAATGCTACCTCGGGATGCTCAGACAGACACCCTGA
- a CDS encoding isocitrate/isopropylmalate dehydrogenase family protein: MKLVVLPGDGIGPEIVDATLTVLRAADERFGLGLELEEHAIGEVSLARDGSTLPEPVFESASEADGVILGPVSTATYPSPSDGGLNPSAEFRRRLDLFANIRPSRSVGHDAALVKDMDLVIVRENTEGFYAVRTMFAGGGEFMPDKDMALAVRKITRQGAERIGRAAAELAMTRRKKLTIVTKSNVLKLSDGLFLEAVTAGASAFPELEVEEVLVDAMASHLVRKPGAFDVIVTSNMFGDILSNEAAELAGGLGFAGSLNAGLRHAVAQAAHGSAPDIAGKNVANPSSVMLSTGMLLEWLADRSDSNALRESARAIEAAVMACVAGAATRTQDIGGALSTDAFGAAVARRVAEV; encoded by the coding sequence ATGAAGCTCGTTGTTCTGCCCGGAGACGGGATCGGTCCCGAAATTGTCGACGCCACGCTGACAGTTCTGAGGGCCGCAGATGAGCGGTTTGGGCTTGGACTGGAACTGGAAGAGCATGCGATCGGCGAAGTTTCGCTTGCACGCGACGGCTCCACGCTGCCGGAGCCGGTATTCGAGAGCGCGTCTGAGGCAGACGGAGTCATCCTCGGCCCGGTTTCGACTGCCACCTATCCGTCACCCTCTGACGGCGGTCTCAACCCGTCGGCTGAGTTCAGGCGCCGTCTGGACCTGTTCGCCAATATCCGTCCGAGCCGGTCGGTTGGACATGATGCGGCGCTGGTCAAGGATATGGATCTGGTGATCGTGCGCGAGAACACTGAGGGTTTTTACGCGGTTAGGACGATGTTCGCGGGCGGCGGGGAATTCATGCCGGACAAGGACATGGCGCTCGCCGTTCGCAAGATCACCCGGCAGGGAGCGGAACGGATCGGCCGTGCGGCTGCCGAACTGGCGATGACCCGCCGGAAGAAACTGACGATCGTCACCAAGTCGAATGTCCTGAAACTCAGCGACGGGCTTTTCCTGGAGGCCGTGACGGCGGGTGCGAGCGCATTTCCGGAGCTTGAGGTCGAGGAAGTGCTTGTCGACGCGATGGCGTCTCATCTCGTGCGGAAACCCGGTGCGTTCGACGTTATCGTCACCTCGAACATGTTCGGCGATATTCTCTCTAATGAAGCAGCGGAACTCGCTGGCGGTCTTGGTTTTGCGGGCTCTCTCAATGCCGGGCTCCGGCACGCGGTCGCCCAAGCGGCCCATGGATCGGCACCGGATATCGCCGGCAAAAACGTCGCGAACCCGAGCTCCGTTATGCTGTCTACGGGTATGTTGCTTGAATGGCTTGCGGATCGCAGCGATAGCAACGCCTTGCGCGAAAGCGCAAGGGCAATTGAAGCTGCTGTCATGGCCTGCGTCGCGGGCGCGGCCACGCGGACACAGGATATCGGCGGCGCACTCAGCACGGATGCATTCGGCGCGGCGGTCGCCCGGCGGGTAGCTGAAGTCTGA